CACAACAGACTCCAAAAGTTGTCCCACAGCAAACTAAAGAAATGGAAGATCACACTCACACTATCAAAAGAAACGTCTCCGCCCCAAAAGCAGCACGTCAAATGAGGAATTCCGACATGAATCTGAAGTCAGCCCCAAAGCCTTTACGCAACGCTCCGTTGGAGCTGTACAGACCTCCACACCAAAGGCAGTCATGTAGAGCGACACCAATTAATACAGGAAATGGTTCTGAGCCGACCGGTGCCTTTATCACACCAGGAAAAGAGAGTCTTTTTACAGAAACGAAACCGCTCAAGTCTAAATCACCTGGCACAGAATCCCAGAATGAAAGCAATGCTGAAAAATTCCCTAAACTTGCAGACTTGCCATCAAAatctatcacatcagatatggAAGCAGAGGTTTATGTCTCGCACTGCAACAGCCCTTTGAGTTTTTATGTGCAACTTGTCAGAGAGGAGGATGAAATATTCTCCCTTGTGGAAACTCTAAATGATCCCGAATCCACCCCACAAACAAACGACATCAAAGACTTGCGACCCGGTGACCTTGTTCAAGCGGAGTTTGCAGATGATTCCTCGTGGTATCGAGCAGTTGTCAAAGAGATCCACAACAAAACGATGGTTCTCGTCGAGTTTGTGGATTTCGGAAATACGGCAGAGATGCCAATTTCAAAGATAGGCCGACTCCAAAAAACTTTCTTGCAACTTCCCATGTACAGCACACACTGTATGCTGAGCGAGGCTGCAGGTCTTGGAAAAGAGGAATTCCTTGACTCAGAAGTGGTGTCAGCTTTCAAAGAAGACCTCGGCAATGGGGGAGAAAAGGTGCTCAAATGCCAGTTTATCAGGCAGTCAGGATCTGTGTGGGAAGTCAGTCTTGAAGACTGTGGTGAGACTGTCAAGTGTAAGGCACCTACTAAATGCTCAACTAATGGTTTTGAAACTGCCCCAGAAAAATTTGAACAAGTTGAGGAAAAACCTGGCCAGAACTCTGACACCAGGAATGTGCCAGAGAACTCAGAGAAATTGTTGCATAACCCTTGCTCTGTGTGTTACCACCAACAAGAGTTTTTGGAGGGACAGAAGTTGGACGTCTACATCACAGCTATAAATGATGATCAGACCTTTTGGTGTCAGCCTGCGGACTCTGAAGAGCTTGATAAGATAACTTCAAGTGTCTCAGAAGTGGGAGATGCAGTCGATCACAAACCTATTGACCCAGGCTCGCTCTCTCCCGGCAGGCCATGCGTTGCTCTCTTTTCAGACGACAATTTTTGGTACCGCGCAGAGGTCATCGACAAAGATGGAGATGAGCTGTCTGTTCTCTTTGTAGACTATGGAAACAAGTCCCAAGTAAGCGTTACAAATGTGAGAGAAATGCCCCCTAGCCTGATGGAAAGTCCTCAACAGGCATTTTTGTGCGAGCTTGAAGGCTTTGATGCGTCCCATGGATCCTGGGACAGTGGAGCGGTAGAGGAGTTGTCAGCGCTCACAGCAGACAAAGCTTTACAGCTGACTGTCACCAGAGTAACAAGAGCAGAAGGAAACATCAAATGCCTTGTGCTGATGGAATGTGAGGGCCAGGTTCTAAATGAAGCACTGAAAACCTGGTGGAAGAACTCCACGGAAAACGAACCTGGTGCAGATGGACCAACCACTTTGTACGAAACGCCACGGCAGCGTGACTCAACAGTGGAAGAGACTGCACCACCCGAGGATCACCTCGAGTGTCCCGAAGGCCAAGACATGGATACCACTGATGCTTGCATTCACCCTCAGAGAGACCACAGTGAAGAGCGGAGCACTGCCGAGTTTGCggacacccacacaggtgttttgcCATGTGATAGTGGCATAGATGAAGCCATGTTTCCTCCACTTACTAAAAAAGGTGACCAAAGTGTTTTGATCTCGGGCTGTGACAAGAGTGCAGTGGAAACGGAAAGAGGCACCGAAGAGGAGGGCTTTTCACTGATGGACATTATAGGGCCAGATGACTTGAGTTCTCCATTCGATGAGTCTCTGCTTGGGGAGGTTAATACCTACAGCATGGAAAGCAGCTTTGACGTCCTACATTTTTCTGGTAAGCAACACATTAATTCCTCCTTTTACCTTTTTTGTTTATGATTTAAATAATCAGCtaaaagtaaataagtaaatggATAAATAAGTATGTTAATATGGGAAGTAACCTTGTAAATCAATTGGGTCAACTCACCACTGATGGTCACCTGTTGTCAAGCTGTGGTCAGGGATTGTGTGAAGTTaataattttaaacaaaattcttttttttttctttgcctttccAGATCCGACTGAGGAAAGAGATGACAGCGAGGTTACCATAGCAAGGGATAAATATTTTACCAGTACAACAGCGAAAATGGTAAATTGTGTTGACAATGACTTTTGCAAATAGTACGTTGGTGTGAAGGTATACTTGAGTACATATGGGTAAACAGACTTGTGATGCGGCGATGCGTTCTTCCAAAGGTTTCCCGTGAAGCTCTTCGTCGCAGAGAGAGCATTGATCTGCCTGAGACCCATGATAACATTTCTGACGACTTGAATCAGGTACATGCAGTTGTATGTATTGCTACACACAAATGTAGCAATACATAAAAGGACACTTTGCCCAAGAAATAAATAAgcctacttctttttttcttttccggtGTACGTCGTTTTTGAATTTCTTGGTTTTACTTGTGTGTTTATTCATCTTGCAGAATCAGACTGAATTGGTGCTGCCCTCCTGTGTGCTTACTGCGTTGGGTGAGGCATTCCATATTCTAACCATGCACATTGTAGGCTTAGGCTTTTAAACTATCTGTGTTTTTTAAGGCAAGCTATCACATTAGCATACAACACACTGTAGCTTTaggtaattaaaaagaaaagccaTAAAATTGGAGTGAATCTTTTCTTTAAAGGCAATAGGTAAAAAAGTAGTTAAATAAGTAGTCACACTCAACAAAGGGTATGGTATTGAaggtgaaaatacatttaaatggcTAAAATAAGTGTGTGTTATACCTTGTGTTCTTAAATTACTGTATTTTGTGATTATCTTCATAGATGCTCCTACAGAGCAGGAAATTGACAGTGGAGATGATGTCCCAAAGGAAGAGCTGCCATGTGTTACCACACATGCTGAGGTAATGTTATGGAAATACAGTATTTTGCATGGTGGTTCttccttttactttttgttCTTCTTGTGCAGAGTAAATAACCATAGTCTGTAAAGATGACTAGTTAGAGTACCAGTGTACTGTATGACCGTTTTACAAGACTTGAATCCAAATAATTCTAAAATCAAACTGCaaaaattttttaaataaattctgACATATTGACAAATGTCTTTATGGCTGCTCAGGGTGACGGGGTTGAAGAGGTCCCATGTTCTGTTGAAGTAGTAGTCCCGTGTTCTGTTGAAGAAGAGGTCCCGTGTGCTGTTCAAGAAGCGGTTACCTGTTCTATTGAAATAGTAGTCCCGTGTTCTGTTGAAGAAGAGGTCCTGTGTTCTCTTGAAGAAGAGGTCCCGTGTGCAGTTGAAGATGTGATCCTGTGTGCAGTTGAAGTAGATATCTCGTGTGATGTTGAAGAAGCGGTGACCTGTTCTGTTGAAGCAGTGACTTCTTCTGTTGAAGGAGAGGTCCTGTGTACAGTTGAAGGAAAGGTCTTGTGTACAGTTGAAGAAGCGGTGACCTGTGATGTTGAAGAAGTGGTGACCTGTGCTGTTGAAGAAGCGGTGACCTGTGATGTTGAAGAAGCGGTGACCTGTGCTGTTGAAGAAGCGGTGACCTGTGCTGTTGAAGAAGCGGTGACCTGTGATGTTGAAGAAGCGGTGACCTGTGATGTTGAAGAAGCGGTGACCTGTGCTGTTGAAGAAGCGGTGACCTGGGCTGTTGAAGAAGAGGTGCCGTGCTCTGTTGAAGAACAGGTGCCGTGCTCTGTTGAAGAGGCCTGTTTGACAGACATCTGCACAGGTATCAGATTTCAGTGGCTTCTGAATGAACAGCATAACAATGTGCCAGGCATGCAATGTGGTAACCATTTATAGTAGTTGGCAGTGGATGCAGCATCATTTCTTTGCATGCGCTATGTTATCACTGATTTGGcctctccaccccccccccacccctttgCACTGCAGATCCAAATGAGCCAAGTGGTGATGACAAAGTCACCCGTGCCAGATATCTCGGCAGTACAACAGTAAAGGAAATGGTAATTGGCTTCAAAACGTCATCTGCATTGCATTCATACTGGCTTTCAGGCTTTGTGGTGTAGTTGCAGCAACCAACTGTACCAAAACACAAAAGTGGACTGCTATTTAATGTGACTACAAAGGACTTTTTAACCAGTTATGAAACAAGCTAAATTTAAAACTCAGGCACTGTACTAATCAGTTGTACCTAATGTGAAAACGCCCTATGAATCTAATCACAGGGGAAACCACAAATGATCATATAAAAGACAGCATTCACGTAACTGTGGCCACCATGAACATTAAAGGCTGGTTGATTAAACAGCCCAAAAAACAATGTGTGGGAGAATACCAGTTTCATCTTCTGGTTTTCCACTTCTTCAATTACGGGAAGGCTGGGCCACTTAATGCGTAAAATCTGGTAGTATTGCGTTGCATTCATTGTAACTTGAGAAAAAAGACGCAGAAAAGGACTGGAATGAATTTGTGTATGAAAACTCCATTTTAGTTAAAGAAGAGAGACTGAGTACGACATGATTCTGTTGCACTGACAGAGGTGGTGCTGtggaaatatacagtacataatacTGAATTTATCAAGACAAAAGAAAGCATGTGAACTGGGAAATAAAAGCCTCTGATACTGTTAATTCGATTGTCTGAAATTGTGtttctttacataaaaaaaaatgcaatttcttAAATTGTAGGTCCAGAACGAATCGTCGCCGCTTCCTTGTAGGGTGCTTCTTCATGAACCAATAATTGGTGAGTCATTTCTAACACAACATGCATAACACACCATAAAGATGGTCAATAACAACTACTGCAGGCTTTGGTTACAAGGTTAATATGCCAAAATATTACAATTTGTTACAATTTGAAATTATTATAAAAGTGAGGGTGTCTTATCCATTTACCACTGGACATTTACACAGACCAGGGATGGAAATGGTGTGGCAGTGGTGGGTAAATTTGCCCAACCTACAAGCCACGGTGGCGGGTAAATAGAAGTTTCACTCGGACACTTTTAGAGGAGACACACCGTCATTGATTAGCTCACCACGAGACCAGCTCGACAATTTCTGTTCGTTGTGTAGTCAGCACGCGTCAGATGTCAGACAGGATACCCTAAAGTTGCAGACCTCAAGCTCGCGGCTGCCCGTGATGTGGCCATGTCGCGGGGTTCGGCAGGAGGCAGCTATTCAGCCGCCTCCTGACTGAACCTGGCGTGAGGCTCAAACATGACAAGCCATGGCTGATTCTCCAATGTTTGTAGTCATCTAAAGTGCGCTGCTCCTTTACTGGTCAACCTGAGGTAGATGCTATAATGTAGTCACCGAACAAGTCTCAACCCAGCGTGAGCAAGGTCGGCGGGGCCAGGCCAGATCCAGAATTGCTCAATCGCGGCGAAAGGGTAGATGTGCTTCCAGCCCATTTcagacttttattttactttttatgtggATAaaccatgtgaaaaaaatattgatcacAACAGAGTAGTTTACatactttaaaatgtgtcttgaGTGGGACTTTAAGTTGTAATGCCACTGCCCAATGGCAAACTTTCCTGCGCATtaacagtgtttgtttttttcaatcctccgtgtcctccttggcttttagcaactgcgtggaggagggggtgggcGGCGCAcggtcatggaaggcttgtatcatgtggacgcgccgacaattttgttgtcattacttagtaTTCCTCATGGGGAAtctcactatagctttaagactTTAGCTTATGAAATAAACATGCTTGAGTATTGTAGAGCTTGTAGTATTTTTCACATGCAGTTACCCACTTGccggttaaaaacaaaaaaagtgtctgGTTAAAAAAAGTTAAGTGATTGTTAGAATTTTGGAATCCACCAGCCACAGTGGCAAAAGTTAACTTCCATCCTTGACACAGACCACTGGTTACAAACCATTAGCTCCAAAGCTTCTCATTAGCCTGGTCTATGGAACGGTCCGCGATTGGGCTTCTCTGTCCCGACAGGTCGCAGTTTATCttgttgtgtttttgcatgAAGTACTGTACAGTGTGATGATGTGCAGTACACATGGAGTCGGTTTGTGATTGTCTTCACAGAAGCTCCCTCAGAGAAAGAAATGGGAGACTTTGCCCTACAGGATGAGGCGATACATAACCAGGTAAGATACAACCCAATTTCTGTCAAATCGAAATAATATTGGGCTATTGGGGTTGGGTACCattcacttatttatttttttcttccggTACGGTACCGGTACATGGAATTTGGTTCAGGTACCttttttcagttgtaaaaataattccaaacctatttatcctgtTTACTTAGAACAAGTTGGAGAGGACAGATGAGCTTGGGGTACTGAAATTTGCCAGTGTTTGATTTAAAGTGATTCGGTCCTCGGTAGTACCGACGTAATTTGGTCGgtacctaaaaaaaataaaaaaaaatgtaaaaaaaagtacagtttggtagggctgggtaccgaacgtcgatactttcatggtaagcgcaagcttatctgtcctctctgcatattacacagagcggagctccgaccgacacacacacacacacggagaggtgcggacggagtaaactgtcttcagttttgttgaagtcacagagagtcacggttgaTTTCAattgtggttacagttttttaaaacttcacgcagacagcgtttgctgcgatatattaatggcgagccgaaagcgttcgcggtgctgttgacgttccacttcctcttagacaagcagccacaacggtggtttctctgccctgatgactgactgacaggctgagcgtgcaaggcacttttattaatgttactctgagtgagcagttttaccagaattttttaattttgataactgttttgattcacaattaaggtggaaaataaaagctttgtgtttaatgtatttttgttgatgttgaaatagattttaaaacatatggtatgaATCTGTAtcaaaactgaggtatcgaaattggcactgGATCGAAAGATtgtgaacgatacccagccctacagttcggtacccaaccctattgcATATCAACCTGAATGCTGTCTGATTTACTTTGAAGATTTCTTTTACTCAGCGGTCTCTGTTATTGGCAATATGTTGTATTCTAGAATAACTCTGAGACTGAAGACGAGGCCTCATCTCTTCATGAAGATAGCTCATCTTGTCACGAGGATGAACTTTTTGGTTTGTTGCTATCGTCTTTAATTGTTTGTCAGATTCCTCTTGGATCCATCTGCGTTCTTTAGAGTATATTTAACCTTTGGCTAACAGTTGATTGACAACATTGCTACAGGATATTTGATTCACCTGCCTCTGTGTTTGCAGCTCTGCCATCTCACACGGAGCCACAAGCCTACACAGTTCCCTGTCCAGATTTGGTAATGGAGATCAACCAACGCAATTCTAAAATGACACGCTAAAACGTCACGTCACTGACAAAGGAATGCTGTCTTTATCGCTTTTCAGAGTCACCTGGTTGAAGAGGTAACCTGTCTTGTCGGAGAGATCTGTCTGACGGACGTCTGCAGAGGTATCTGATCCGATGAACAACAAAATGTGCCAGCAATGCATTGGGATTACATTCATTTccaaataaacatttaattaatGTCAAAATAAGTCTACTCCCATTGTTTGgttgttgtaaaatgttaacACTGGTTTGCACAAAGACATGCACGTTTGGCAGTACATTTAATTCCATTATTTTTCTGCAGAAACGGACCATCTTCTGCTGGGTTGTAAGCCTCATACTGATTTTGCTTAATTTCAGACTCACGGCATGAAGGCAAAAGGGAGGCGAGCGAGCAGCTGGTGCCTACACCCCCTGATGAAAATGAGGTAACTGTTTGCTTTCAGAGAAAAATATGATGCCTTTCGGTGGTTGAATTACTTTGACTATAAGACCAGAGTTGATGTCCAAATGTGTGTTGATACTTGCCTTATAGACAGAGAGCGTCTGGAGGTAaaaggtgtgtatgtgtcatgGGTTTTATGTAGCTGTAGACTCACTGACGTTACGTAGTGTAAAATAGGCACTGCAAActacatttgttatttcagtaaTTGCTTTGCAGCTACcggtgtttcctttaggatattttttattttattttttttagcagtgggggcaggtccgaacacCGCCGGTCAGACCGATTGTtagtttgggtggtgtcattttctttagtctgtggcccTAACAGGTGAATTAGGTCTCCAATTcacatgcattttagatgaatgaCATGACAGTATATCAGGTTCTTCCTTGCTCCCGTTTGCTCAGCGCTGTTAAATTTGAATGTTTTCTACCTGGgagttattgtaaaaaaaaaaaaaaaaaaaaaaaacatttgattgtGTCTGTATGCGCATGACTATGCTGGTTATGTGGGTTATTCAGGTTTTTGGAGTATTCTGGTTATGTGTTGCGCATGTAAACACCAATCGTGGTTTAAGAAACCTGGGTATGGGTTGAGTCCCAGATTCCGTATTAAAATGCTGTTCAATAGGCTAAAACAGTATGAGATTATTTTAGTATGTCCGAAACCTTAGTATGAAAACAATAGAAAGTGAATTGCATACTTATTACCGTGATAAAATGTAGCAGTATACAAACACTGGACACTACACACTGTAAATATCGTGCAATGCGCTAGTAAAGACATTCATAACAAATGGACAGCGGCCAAGGCAGCTCTTAAACTGAGATTTTTGTCCCATGCGGCCGTTGAAATAGTTGCCAACCTTTTCCAGTAATTTCGGCTGTATCTGGCGATGCCTGTAGAGGACAGTTTGGCCCGGGCTACCATGGTTACACATCTCCCACCAGCGAGGAGCCTCTCGGGCAGTGGCGTGATTACAGCTCAGTGTGTCCAAAAAGATGCACACTACTGTTTATTCACACAGACGTAAGTTGAACACTAGTGTACATATTGAGTATGCAGTGCATAGTATATGATTTCAGACACAGCCAAGGGCCTTATCCTGGTTTTTAAGAGACCCGGATATGCTACCTAGAatcagtgttgccaactcttttccaatGGAAGTAGCTAGCACTAGTTCCAAAAGTCGCCATATGACGTCATACACTTCTTTGCACATTGGAGACGTTGATGCGTATTATTTCCATAAAGCCTTAATGGCTGTGACGGCTGACTGCCTGCGGCCCACAGCGCAAGAGGCGAGGGAGAGAGACCCTGTGCTGTTGGCAGAAGAGCTGCTTTCCCCCTAATGGTCTGAAGTTGCTTTTTAGACATACAGTCTCTAAGAGGGTCTGAAAAGTTGCCAAATCTATCGAGGGAAGTTgccaagttggcaacactgcttAGAATAGCGATAGAAACCAGGATACTGTGGCGTGTTATCCAGGCCTCTGAACATTCTTTGTCAGTACAGAACACGGTGTCTGAGCTGGTGCACACAGATGCCCACAGGAACCTCAAAAACACACTTATTGTCTAAGTTCTGAATTTCTTGATGGTTTTTCAGGATTTCAGCAAAGGTGTGCTTGAGGAAGAAATGTCCCCTTCTGCTGATGACAGTTTTGGTAAGTGATTCTCTTAATTTCTCTTTATCATATCAGTTTAGGTGGACATTTAACTCTTTGGAGGAAAAGTAACAAATTAAGCATTAAGTAGTAGTGGGGATACATTAAAAAGGGACAGTTAACCCCAACCTCAAAAATTcatatttttcctctttacCTGTATTGCTATTTATTCATCAATCTAATCTTGTCTTGCTGcgagttgcccagtgttggagatatcgGCTGTAGAGATGTTGGCCTTCTCTACGATTTTATAATGGAACCAGGTGGCACTTagcttgtggtgctcaaagcgCCAAAAAATACAACTTGATacagcaatgtctctttccagaaatcacGACCTGAGGCGCGTGACAGCGCGAGATGTAAACATTAATGGCGTCCAATTTAGGGCCCGCGGGCCAAGTTTGGCCCGTGTTCCCTTTGTTTTGGCCCCCCCATGGCATGACATGCTCATGCTTATTCTcctcttattttgaaagtgctgtAAAATCCTAACTGTAATGACTACGGAACTTTGTTTTGTGCAGCTAAAAAGTACTTCATCTGAGTTTTACAGCAATGTAAAGCACAGTGCTGGTAAACTTCCTTATTAAATAACGCATGCAAATTTTCTCTACGAAAAATTACAAAAGAGGGTATTTCTTCTCTGTTCCGCTCCCCCTCGTGTGCTGTGAGCCGTGCTAACGTCACTTGTTTTGAGTCAGCCAGTCAAGATGGAGAAATCGAGGCAGTGGCCCGCTGATAAAAGAACATTTAGTAAGTCAGCTGGAGCCCTAATGTTGAAAAACGAGGTCAGGGCTCATGTCTCCCACTACTGCAAGTGATAACTGTAAACGTTCTGTAATATTGGAGATAGATGCTGATTAAAGAGCGGTGTTATTTTCTAAAATttaatttcagatttttttatgttaattttctgtaatatataatacattttctcaTAAAATCATAAAACCTTTTTGGCCCATGGCCTTTAATCCAGATCCATTTTTGGCCCTTCATATGAAAGAATTTGGGCACCCCTGCTATAAACTGATCTCCAGCAGCTAGCCCGAGCCTCTCGTCCATGAGCATGCTTCCTTCTGTGCGCTGATACTATTGGCTGGTGTAGTTTGGTaagaaaaaacatatatatagtaGTTCTACATGACTGTTACCAACCAGGTCTGTGGTAACCCAggtcatgatttctggaaagagacccAAGCTAAGTGCTATGTCGTTCCATTATattggagagaaggcagacatctctgCAGCCTATATCGCCAACACTGGGCCACTCTTGACATTTATCGGTCTAGAGTGCTTTGCCCAATCTGTGATTTGTGTTGCATTTGATACcaaataacttttattttttccctCCCCCTTATAGAGGCCCAGCTGTCACAGATAACTCACCTCTCTCTGATAATCAATGATGACTCTGCTGATATTGTGCTAGTTGAGCAGCAGCCAGAGGATTAACCACCCTCGGATACCTTCATTTGCCTTTATCGGCAACATTCTATCAACTGCATATGCCTTAAGTTAGGTTCAagttaagttttttttgttagttttttcctTTGCTGCGTATGTTCTGTAAGTGCTCAATGGCTATTTTGATTTGTTAAGATTGACCAGGCAGTTCATCGTTGTCCTTCGGCCCAGTGGCTCATTTCATTGTTCCTGTTGGAAAAACAACCTTGTGGTTAAAAGTGGCTTTGTACAGTAATGGCTGTAATACCTCCGAGTTTGTCAGTGTCCACGTGCTTAGCCAGTGTTACTTTATCTGTTGTGATAAACTGCCACAGCATTCTTTTGGAAATTATtgaatattttgtttaaaaagctATAAATGGCAGATTTGAATGGTTGTCTGGTGAAATGCAGTTTTGTGTGGAT
This genomic window from Perca flavescens isolate YP-PL-M2 chromosome 18, PFLA_1.0, whole genome shotgun sequence contains:
- the tdrd6a gene encoding tudor domain-containing 6 isoform X2 produces the protein MRGDKSWEAGIHETAKMSSVQGLPTHGSDVTILITRFHLHPHCALVEFWGTFCQERTSDYECLAKDIQLPGNTFQEFEGNPGDQCLVQIDGTWYRSRIVSTNGSKYSVFLIDKGKTCSTTTSKLAWGKKKHFHLPPEVEFCVLANVLPVSPENRWSPMALEFLKSLSGKSVKAHVQDVLVAHRTILLHIPCISKQMYEMGIAKKLSPDVFHDFVLRSLHSNSGAEVALETWISAGAGERLHKKEVFMYPELPTGTVETVIVTEVTNPQRIFCQLKVFSLELKKLSGLITQCCEGRINNCIVSPEMIGSPCAARGSDGRWYRSVLQQVFPTNNVVEVLHVDYGTKALVQVESVRPLAAEFFRMPVVTYVCSLHGILDKGVGWTTSQIDHLRALLLQKTVIAKFEYQSIFEGVHYVTLYGDENTNINRLFGSKESCLLESKKTHGDYAICNTAYSQQRSAQLESEKTLGDYAIHRTAYSHQHPAQQEGNQRKVLTPGKDAEEKEGKGIVGKLPAEDLALSSSHVAVVPHVSDPSQFWIQTQNYANELDQLMESMYHLYKDSVTTNLVRNPTVGLYCAAKAADGEFYRATVVEVGETKVKMFFVDYGNTEVVDRNDVKTLFDEFKKLPCLALKCTLAGVRPKDGRWSQSACEFFIKAVTDKELTVHVMAKDNKGYVVQLTDPQAQGEKDLSTLMCSSSLAESAETQIQPIAQMTTQPAIPPQLPDARLLGVHGNKIMPLQALNTVGPASTEQIPIYKQHMFPIGSVLDVCVSYVKSPNDFWCQLVQNAGRLKLLMQDLQAHYAGTEFHPLLENTCVARHPANGMWYRALVIQKHKTPDADVLFVDYGQTETVAISDLRRISPQFLALHAQSLRCSLLNPVDPTSAINEWNEEAMAKFQSFVETAASNLVSLKCTIYAIMYSEQKIVFNIVDLETPFESICTTMANLFKSAPPKKAAGPSFRLDTYYFSTHNVKVGTEEPVTVTCVNSVSQFYCQLERNADVIKDLNSKVRNLCHQLENVKLPTVFGTLCFAKYTDGKWYRGQIKATKPAILVHFVDYGDTLEVQKSDLLPVPREANDIMSVPVQAVVCSLSDVPAHVPREANSWFETSSTECTFRALIVAREPDGKLLVELYQGNTQVNSKIKKLFGIEMHTEDKVVHHGWRALEAPANRTQQTPKVVPQQTKEMEDHTHTIKRNVSAPKAARQMRNSDMNLKSAPKPLRNAPLELYRPPHQRQSCRATPINTGNGSEPTGAFITPGKESLFTETKPLKSKSPGTESQNESNAEKFPKLADLPSKSITSDMEAEVYVSHCNSPLSFYVQLVREEDEIFSLVETLNDPESTPQTNDIKDLRPGDLVQAEFADDSSWYRAVVKEIHNKTMVLVEFVDFGNTAEMPISKIGRLQKTFLQLPMYSTHCMLSEAAGLGKEEFLDSEVVSAFKEDLGNGGEKVLKCQFIRQSGSVWEVSLEDCGETVKCKAPTKCSTNGFETAPEKFEQVEEKPGQNSDTRNVPENSEKLLHNPCSVCYHQQEFLEGQKLDVYITAINDDQTFWCQPADSEELDKITSSVSEVGDAVDHKPIDPGSLSPGRPCVALFSDDNFWYRAEVIDKDGDELSVLFVDYGNKSQVSVTNVREMPPSLMESPQQAFLCELEGFDASHGSWDSGAVEELSALTADKALQLTVTRVTRAEGNIKCLVLMECEGQVLNEALKTWWKNSTENEPGADGPTTLYETPRQRDSTVEETAPPEDHLECPEGQDMDTTDACIHPQRDHSEERSTAEFADTHTGVLPCDSGIDEAMFPPLTKKGDQSVLISGCDKSAVETERGTEEEGFSLMDIIGPDDLSSPFDESLLGEVNTYSMESSFDVLHFSDPTEERDDSEVTIARDKYFTSTTAKMVSREALRRRESIDLPETHDNISDDLNQNQTELVLPSCVLTALDAPTEQEIDSGDDVPKEELPCVTTHAEGDGVEEVPCSVEVVVPCSVEEEVPCAVQEAVTCSIEIVVPCSVEEEVLCSLEEEVPCAVEDVILCAVEVDISCDVEEAVTCSVEAVTSSVEGEVLCTVEGKVLCTVEEAVTCDVEEVVTCAVEEAVTCDVEEAVTCAVEEAVTCAVEEAVTCDVEEAVTCDVEEAVTCAVEEAVTWAVEEEVPCSVEEQVPCSVEEACLTDICTDPNEPSGDDKVTRARYLGSTTVKEMVQNESSPLPCRVLLHEPIIAPSEKEMGDFALQDEAIHNQNNSETEDEASSLHEDSSSCHEDELFALPSHTEPQAYTVPCPDLSHLVEEVTCLVGEICLTDVCRDSRHEGKREASEQLVPTPPDENEDFSKGVLEEEMSPSADDSFEAQLSQITHLSLIINDDSADIVLVEQQPED